DNA from Leptospira mayottensis 200901116:
TTTTTGCCTGCTTTAGAATATTCTGAATCATCTCCTGGGATTCTTCGAAGTTTCCATTGAGGTAAAGAGCTTCGGCGAGTTCTTTGTGAACCGCATAAGCAAGGTCGTATTCTTTCTCCCAAAGTCCCTTATCGTCTTTACCCGATTTGGAAAGAGAGAGTAAAAGTTCTCTCGCTTTTTCCGAATACAACTTTGATGGTTTGTAGGCCGCGGAGAGTTTCGCTTTTTGTGCGGCTTGAAGATTCAACTGTATTAATTTTCTTTTTTCGGAATTTTCCGTAATGAGCGAAGAACCGGTGTTTAAGTGGTTTACCACGTCAAAGATCGAATCTTCCAAAGTTTTTTCGTTTGAGTTTTCCAGAAGAATTCTGCCGATCTTAAGACGTAAGGATCGTTTTTGATCCTCGCTCAAAAGTTCGTAACTCGCTTGTTGCACTCGATCGTGTTGAAAGCGGAATTGAATTGACTTCGCGGTTTGGAAATTCTTATCCTGATTTTCTTCTATCTCTACCATGGAATCTACGAGTCGGTAGTTGTCTCCGATCGGAACGATCAATTCCTCTTCCATGGTTTCTATAAGTGCCGCCGCGGTTTCCTTCAAAGTCGCGCCCAAAATTTTGGATTGGATTGCGAGATCGAAATTACTTCCGATACAGGATGCGAGTTTTAAAGTTTCCTGGGTTCTATGGGATAGCTTCTTGATTCTTTTTACGAGAAGATCGACCACGTTATCCGAAATGTCCGTCTTTTTGATCTTATCGAGATCCCAGATCCATCCTCCCGAGCTTGCGGAACTTCCTTGTTGATAAGAAATGACTTCCTCTTTGGACAATTGTTTCAGCAGTTCGTTGATGAAGAACGGATTTCCTCTTGTTTTCGAATATACGATTTCGGCGAAACTTAGTGTTTCTTCGATCGGCTTGCGTAAACTGTCCGACAAAAGTTCGTTCACGTTTTCCAAACTTAAAGGTTTGAGTAGGATTTTATCTAGACGAAATCCTTCTTTTTCCAAACCCGTTATCAGAGTGGAAAAAGGATGTGTAGAGTCCACTTCGTTATCTCTATAAGCTAATATCAGAAAAATATAATTTACGGAGGCGTCTTCGATTAGATTCTTGACAAGCTCCAGAGAAGATGTATCGGCCCATTGTAAATCGTCCAAAAAGATAGCAAGTGGATGATCTTGGTTGGCGAAAGTTTTTATAAAATTCTGAAATACCAAATAAAAACGGTTCGCGTTTTCCTGAGTTCCTAACTCTGCAACGGGAGGCTGTTCTCCGATGATAAATTCGAGTTCTGGCAAAACGTCGGTTATAACTTTTCCGTTTGCACCTAGAGTGGTGCGAATTTTGTTTTTCCAGTCTTCGATTCTTTCCGGAGATTCCGTTAGAATTTGTTCGATCAGATTGGAGAATACTTGAATGATTGCACTGAAAGGAACGTTACGATTATACTGATCGAATTTTCCGGAAATGGAATAACCTTTCGATTCCGTAAGAGGTTTGTTGATCTCTTTGACGAGAGAGGATTTACCGACTCCGGAATAACCCGCTATCAGGACTACGCTAGTCCTTCCGGTTTCCGTCATGCGTTTGAATTCGTTTAACAACGCTTCGATGTATCCCTCTCTTCCGTAGAGCTTTTGAGGAATTTTGAATTCGTGAGAATAATCCGTGGAGCCAAGCGGGAAACTGGGAACGTCTCCTGACTCCAGCCATTTGTCTCGGATGATCTCCAAGTCCGATTTGAGTCCTTCCGAGGTTTGGTATCTTTCCTCCGCGGTTTTTGAAAGAAGTTTTAATACGACATGAGAAAGGGCTTCCGGGATTTCGCCGCGGACTTTACGCGGATCGACCGGGGATTTTGCGAGATGAAAGTGGACTAGTTCCAGGAGGTCTTCGCTTTCAAAGGGAAGTTTTCCGGTGAGAAGTTCATAGAAAGTGACTCCGAGGGAATAAAAATCGCTTCTGTAATCCACGGAACGATTCATCCTGCCGGTTTGTTCCGGAGAAACATAGTGGATACTTCCTTCGAGGCGGTTTGGATTGGACCAGGAAGTTTCTTCTTTGGAGAGTCGGGTGGAAATTCCGAAGTCTACGATTCTTAAAATGCCTTCATCCGGATTGAATATGATGTTATCTGGTTTTAAATCTTTGTGTATTACTTTTTTATTATGGATTTCTCCAAGTTTTTCTGTAAGATCGATCGCGATTTTGAAAAAGTCGTTTAGGTTAACCGGTTTCTTTTTGGAAAACTGTTTGAGTGATTCCCCAGGAACAAATTCCAAGATAAGTGTGAAACCTTCCGGAATTTTTTCCATTCCGAAGGCTTGAATCATTTTGTCGGATGAGAGATAATTCAGAATTTCGTATTCGTTTCTCAAATTTACGACAGCAGGATGCAACTCGTCCAGGATTGGGATGTACTTAATGATTACGTTGATTCCATCCTCCGATCGTACGGCCTTATAAACCTCCGTGGACGAGTCCGTGTTCATTCTTTCTTTTATTTCGTAACCTTCTATTTTCATACGTATCGATGTTCCTATTTCGTTTAGAGACGGAATAAGAGCCCTCCCCAATAAAAACCACCTCCTACGGCGGGGGCGAGGAATAAATCTCCTTTTTTAAACTTTCCTTTATAATAATATTCTGATAATACGATCGGGATGGATGCGGCGGAAGTGTTGCCGACCTTTTCGAAATTCATAAGAATTTTTTCTCTCGGAAACTTGGTCCTTTTGAGAACGTCTTGAACGACTACGTCCGTTCCGGGATGAGGAACGACCCAGTCCACATCGTCTATGGTAAGACCGTTTTTTTCCAAAAGCAGGTCCATGGACTTGAGAGTGAGTTCTGCCGCTTTGCTCACGAGTTCGGGATAACTTTTCACGTAACTTGTCGGTGGCGGTCCGGTTACGATGATACCTGAAAGGTCACCGTCGTCTTGCAAAAAGGAGTCGATGATTCCGAAATTTTTATCTCCCGTGTATTCTAAAAAAACACCTGCCGCGGCGTCTCCCGCGGTAAATTCTCCATAACCTCCCATTCTGGTTCTGACGGAGAATCGTTCGCTTCCGATAACAAGAGCGTTTTTAAATTTGTTCGTTCCTAAATATGCGGATGCCGTTTGAACTCCATGAACGAAACCAGTGCAAGCCGTACTAACGTCGAAAGCGAGGGCGTTTTTAGTTCCGGAAAGTTTCGATGCTTGGGGGGCTAGATCGGGAAGGTAATAACGATCAGTCCAATTCGCGAGAATGTAAAGATCCACATCTTCCGGTTTTTTTCCTGCGTCTTTCAGAGCCATTTCTGCTACTTTCGAAGCCATAAACATTGCAGTTTCGGTTTCATTGGCTCTTCTTCTTTCGTTGACTCCTATATTTCCGATCACTGCTTTTTCGGCGGGATGCATTTCCGGAAATTTCAAACGGGAACGAATTTCCTCGTTAGTCACGATTCGTTCCGGAAGATAGTGACCGAAGCCGGTAATTCTGATTCCGTTCGACGTTTGATTTTTTCCGCTCATAAGGGGCCTCTAATAAATTCGAATTTCATTTTATTATGGAAGTCTTGTATATACCATAAATTGTTCTATGTAAATCTTTTCCGGATCTAATTCTCGTAAAACGGTGAGTTCTTCTGCCGTCACGGGAGGTTCTTGTTTCAGAGGAATGTCTTCGTCTGGGGGAAGCCAAGAAGTGTAACGTAACACTGCTTCTTCCGGTTCCATTTCTTCGTCGGAAGGAGGGGAGATCCAGTGAGAGAATTCGAAAACGTGATCCGAATTTGGTTTTCTTTGAAATCTTCCGAATTGACAGACCGCTTCCATTACTCGGTCTCCGACAGAGGTGATGTAGTTTACGTGTTTTACAAACCTTCCTCGATTGGCTTTTGCGACCACGATACAATCTGCGACGGCCGCGATGTCGTTGGCTCCTCCTGAACCCACTAGGAATTTGCCCTTGGACGTTTTTGTGGAATTGATATTTCCGAACCAATCTACTTCCGCCGCACCTAAAACTCCGAGGCAGTGGTCGGGAACAACGGTTCCTAAAATACCTGTGATGTCGGAGAGCATTGTGCAATTTTTAGCGTGTAATTGACTAAAAAGAAAAACGTCTCCGGTATGAGGTTTCATCGAAAAAAAACCAAGCTCGGTGACAACTTTGACTTCGATTCCTTCTTTTTCCAAAAATCGGGCCGCGGTCCAAGCCGAGATATGAGCTGCGCCGATTCCCGCTAGGATTGTTTTATAGCCGTTGGTTTTGACGTATTCTTGGATTGCTCTTGCCGCGAGGATGATCATCTGCTCTGAGTCGTTTACCGTTTTTGGATTCTCCAATTTGACGGCTTTGTTTTCTTCGGGAATACTTTTTAATCTCTTAAGACGAGTACTTCCCAGACGTTCCAGATATTCCTCGTGGCCGCCTTTTAAGTTTACAAAGTTTGCATACCATTTGTCGGCCCGAGAAGGTGCGTTTGCAGCTTCGTTGGCCTCGATCTGAAATTCATAGTCGTCCAAGTATGTGGAAAGTCCTTTGAATGCGGGAATTCCCGGAAGATTATAGATTCGAAGGGATTGAGGATGTGCGCCGAATTCCGCGACGGAAAATGCTCTTACCCGATTTCCCGGAATCGTAACGATTTCTGCAGGAATGGAACCTCTGGGAACGATTTTTTCCACAGTTGCGATCACTCCTTCTTTTGCCGCAAAAGCTCCCCAATAACCCTCTCCGCTGGGAGGACAGAGAACTAAGTTTCCTTCCTCATCTCCGACTACCGCGTGCAAAAGAGTAAAGTCCGGATTTAAGGGAAGAATGTATGCGAGGTCCACTCCTTTTTTGCCCTTATAATTTGGAGAATAAGAGCCGTTTGTACTAACGGGATAGTGTCCGGGATCTGGTAATAAAAATGCGGTTTTGCCTAGTTTATCTAAAATGAGATCGCTTCCTAAAAGAGAGTTTGTGATAAAACCTGGAAGACGCATTGCGCCCGCCATCAGTCTTTGAACGATGCTGAGAAGGGACCAAAGTTCCAGTTCAAATGGTTTTCCTTCTAGTAAATTAGAATATAATGAATTAGGAGAAGGTTTCGGATAATTATCGCCTGCAAAACCAGTAATCATTTTTTTTACGATCTTTGCGATCGTGAGGGCGTGTGCGCTGGAATGAATTCCCGCCATGCTAATCACGAATTCGGGATTCGAATTTTGGAAACAACGGGCGAGGGAATAGATAAGCGCATTGGGTCTGGACATGGTCGCCGAAAGATGTAAATACATTCCCGGGCTCACCATTTCTCGGATCATCTCATCGGGGTTTTTAAAGATCTTCGCATTTTTTTCCAATGATTTTTATTCCCTGGGTAATACGGACGCGACGAATCCTTCGTCTCTAAGTTTGGACGAATCTTTCTTGTTATAGCCCTACGAGGAAGTAAATCGTTATAAAAAAATTTCTTCTTTTAAAATTATCAAATGTTTTTATACAATTCTTTTCTCGGGCAGACGCCGAATGAATTTAAGTGTACTATAACGATAGAAAGTTTTAATTTTGAGAATGCCATAGCAAGAACTTTTTTATAAATTGAAACAAAACTCGGGTCCGATTCAAGACGAGTATTCCGATAACCGAAATTAAAAATGAGAAAGAACAGAATCTTTCCTTGAAGACTTTTTGTTGGAAAGATTTTTTTTCATGTCGAAGAGGAAAAGGTAAATTCAAATAGTATAAAATGATCTTATGTCCCAAATACTTGTGGTATAGTCGATAAACGATGACAGAGATACAGATTGAATTTCCGG
Protein-coding regions in this window:
- a CDS encoding ketoacyl-ACP synthase III; the protein is MSGKNQTSNGIRITGFGHYLPERIVTNEEIRSRLKFPEMHPAEKAVIGNIGVNERRRANETETAMFMASKVAEMALKDAGKKPEDVDLYILANWTDRYYLPDLAPQASKLSGTKNALAFDVSTACTGFVHGVQTASAYLGTNKFKNALVIGSERFSVRTRMGGYGEFTAGDAAAGVFLEYTGDKNFGIIDSFLQDDGDLSGIIVTGPPPTSYVKSYPELVSKAAELTLKSMDLLLEKNGLTIDDVDWVVPHPGTDVVVQDVLKRTKFPREKILMNFEKVGNTSAASIPIVLSEYYYKGKFKKGDLFLAPAVGGGFYWGGLLFRL
- a CDS encoding CoA-transferase, which codes for MEKNAKIFKNPDEMIREMVSPGMYLHLSATMSRPNALIYSLARCFQNSNPEFVISMAGIHSSAHALTIAKIVKKMITGFAGDNYPKPSPNSLYSNLLEGKPFELELWSLLSIVQRLMAGAMRLPGFITNSLLGSDLILDKLGKTAFLLPDPGHYPVSTNGSYSPNYKGKKGVDLAYILPLNPDFTLLHAVVGDEEGNLVLCPPSGEGYWGAFAAKEGVIATVEKIVPRGSIPAEIVTIPGNRVRAFSVAEFGAHPQSLRIYNLPGIPAFKGLSTYLDDYEFQIEANEAANAPSRADKWYANFVNLKGGHEEYLERLGSTRLKRLKSIPEENKAVKLENPKTVNDSEQMIILAARAIQEYVKTNGYKTILAGIGAAHISAWTAARFLEKEGIEVKVVTELGFFSMKPHTGDVFLFSQLHAKNCTMLSDITGILGTVVPDHCLGVLGAAEVDWFGNINSTKTSKGKFLVGSGGANDIAAVADCIVVAKANRGRFVKHVNYITSVGDRVMEAVCQFGRFQRKPNSDHVFEFSHWISPPSDEEMEPEEAVLRYTSWLPPDEDIPLKQEPPVTAEELTVLRELDPEKIYIEQFMVYTRLP